In Populus nigra chromosome 1, ddPopNigr1.1, whole genome shotgun sequence, one genomic interval encodes:
- the LOC133699230 gene encoding uncharacterized protein LOC133699230 — MDPCPFVRILVGNLALKFPVSSKPSLLSVQCFCKIKLKNFPTQKATIPLVNNKKQQENKKPEGNSLSSSVAACYSLDKTQIDDLLSCKKPKNLEIEVYIRDNGVTCGLKDGKMLGRVTVPLDMRKSESRPCVMHNEWIDIGENKKGEPTQFYLCVRVEPDPRYAFQFGGDPECSPQVFQVQGSVRQAVFTCKFSLRNPGDRNLVSMPSMTEPAPSRNWLPSLEADKDPSAKERKGWSITIHDLSGSPVAMASMVTPFVPSPGSNHVSRSNPGAWLILHPAQGTWKPWGRLEAWRERNANALGYHFELLHDSVSSSPTTTPLVNCVINAKNGGKFTIDMTNSVSTPVSSPHSSCDFGSGPGSGSWSGSEFGLFSPFVYKGFVMQSSVNNGNDQSSKPEVEIGVHHVNCTEDAAAFVALAAAVDLSVDACKSFTRKLRKELRQSQSFVV, encoded by the exons ATGGATCCGTGCCCTTTTGTACGGATCCTTGTTGGTAACTTAGCACTCAAGTTTCCCGTCTCTTCGAAACCTTCCTTGTTAAGTGTACAATGTTTTTGCAAGATCAAGCTCAAGAATTTCCCTACTCAAAAAGCTACAATCCCTTTagtgaacaataaaaaacaacaagaaaataaaaaaccagaAGGCAATTCTTTATCGAGTTCTGTAGCTGCATGTTATAGTCTTGACAAGACTCAGATTGATGATCTTTTGTCTTGCAAGAAACCCAAGAATTTGGAGATTGAGGTGTACATTAGAGACAACGGGGTTACTTGTGGATTGAAAGATGGGAAAATGTTGGGGAGAGTGACTGTGCCTTTAGACATGAGAAAGTCAGAGTCTAGGCCTTGTGTTATGCATAATGAATGGATTGATATTGGAGAAAACAAGAAAGGAGAACCTACACAGTTTTATTTGTGTGTTAGAGTTGAGCCCGATCCCAGATATGCATTCCAGTTTGGTGGAGATCCTGAGTGTAGTCCACAGGTTTTTCAGGTGCAAGGGAGTGTCAGGCAGGCGGTTTTCACTTGCAAGTTCAGCTTGAGGAATCCAGGAGATCGTAATTTGGTTTCTAT GCCATCAATGACAGAACCAGCCCCATCAAGAAATTGGCTGCCCTCACTTGAAGCTGATAAAGACCCATCAGCAAAAGAGCGGAAAGGATGGTCAATCACGATCCATGACCTATCTGGATCGCCTGTTGCTATGGCATCAATGGTGACACCATTTGTACCATCCCCGGGTTCGAACCATGTTAGTCGGTCCAATCCCGGGGCATGGCTAATTCTTCACCCAGCACAAGGAACTTGGAAACCATGGGGCCGCCTGGAGGCATGGCGTGAACGTAATGCCAATGCTTTAGGATACCATTTTGAATTGCTGCATGACTCTGTTTCATCCTCCCCTACCACCACCCCACTAGTCAATTGTGTTATCAATGCTAAAAATGGAGGGAAGTTTACAATTGACATGACAAATAGTGTTAGCACCCCAGTAAGCAGTCCGCATTCTAGTTGTGATTTCGGGTCTGGACCGGGTTCTGGATCGTGGTCCGGATCGGAGTTTGGGTTGTTTTCCCCGTTTGTGTACAAAGGTTTTGTAATGCAATCAAGTGTCAACAATGGTAATGACCAAAGTAGTAAGCCAGAGGTGGAGATAGGGGTGCACCACGTGAATTGCACAGAGGATGCGGCGGCCTTTGTGGCATTAGCAGCAGCTGTGGATCTAAGCGTGGATGCTTGTAAATCCTTTACTCGTAAGCTAAGGAAAGAGTTGAGACAGAGTCAGAGTTTTGTCGTTTga
- the LOC133699224 gene encoding uncharacterized protein LOC133699224 has product MIKRSPSRNPRSKGIKAKHVLQICLLLGVCFWLIYQVKHSHDKKKELQGKDASFSQKTLSHDVLPKLGRKDPHPGLQDKTSEKNEEEEEEDAGMDEEGNKKEENRHEKEDEEEGGQEGGGTKDDEVEREEHMHEEEEKGEVTDHLEKEKEEQIEHEEDERNEEANSEENNDEGREVGDDEVDERDREKIEGEADPDGEFMDEEKEREDDEGEKKESQGNEGGGKEIQGNEDEDREVQTDNETQSEDQDHDGGKNSHVAREEHYMADDASSAVTHDTQIISTVPEKEGLEKSNENLAAADLQQEKHSINDNPLDVNGDKNNSTSQLEQAENGHSLNATTDEKKNDETTLAKSEDESPNNTTVTVLSSDQSVSSNKSTEVSSEAGDKQVSENLEVPGTSQQNGMLNVSDSTQIRNATVDVHVTGDVANVQTTKSEQVNDGIISEGIQSDSNSKLLGQTENANSFGNDSSNSSSNSESGGSDKTIKKPEVIAAEDVNSGFSSGTNETTEATHDENSDTIHESGGTDENTISSTTNETGDAVIHDPHDSSIGQDEREARIDLGTLPDIGGVDNGNVAEE; this is encoded by the coding sequence ATGATCAAGCGGTCACCAAGTAGAAACCCCAGATCCAAAGGAATCAAGGCAAAACATGTTCTTCAGATTTGTTTGTTGCTTGGTGTCTGCTTCTGGTTGATCTACCAAGTCAAGCATTCCCATGACAAGAAGAAGGAGCTTCAAGGAAAAGATGCGAGTTTCTCtcaaaaaacactaagccaTGATGTGCTTCCGAAACTGGGGAGGAAAGACCCCCATCCTGGTTTGCAAGACAAAACTAGTGAGAAAAacgaggaagaagaggaagaagacgcTGGAATGGACGAGGAAGGAAATAAGAAGGAAGAAAATAGGCATGAAAAAGAggatgaagaagaaggagggCAAGAAGGGGGAGGAACCAAGGATGATGAGGTGGAAAGAGAAGAACATATGcatgaagaggaagaaaaaggagaagtAACTGATCatttagagaaagaaaaggaagaacaaaTTGAGCATGAAGAAGATGAGCGAAATGAAGAGGCAAACAGTGAAGAAAACAACGATGAGGGCAGAGAAGTTGGAGATGATGAGGTAGATGAACGTGACCGAGAGAAAATAGAAGGAGAAGCTGACCCTGATGGTGAATTTATGgatgaagagaaagagagggaggaTGATGAAGGTGAGAAAAAGGAAAGCCAAGGCAATGAAGGCGGAGGAAAGGAAATTCAAGGTAATGAAGATGAAGACAGGGAAGTTCAAACAGACAATGAAACTCAATCAGAAGATCAGGATCATGATGGAGGTAAGAATTCCCATGTGGCCCGAGAGGAACATTACATGGCAGACGATGCTTCCAGTGCAGTGACTCATGATACCCAAATTATAAGCACTGTACCGGAGAAGGAAGGTCTGGAGAAATCAAATGAGAACTTGGCAGCAGCTGATTTGCAACAAGAGAAGCATTCCATTAATGATAACCCTTTGGATGTTAATGGGGATAAAAACAACTCAACGTCTCAGCTTGAACAAGCTGAAAATGGCCATTCTTTGAATGCAACAactgatgaaaagaaaaacgaTGAGACCACTCTGGCCAAGTCCGAGGATGAGTCACCTAACAACACAACAGTGACGGTGCTGTCCAGTGATCAATCAGTATCAAGCAATAAGTCGACAGAAGTGAGTTCAGAAGCTGGTGATAAGCAGGTCAGTGAAAACCTTGAAGTTCCCGGTACGTCCCAGCAGAATGGAATGTTGAATGTCTCCGATTCAACTCAAATTCGAAATGCAACAGTTGATGTTCATGTTACTGGAGACGTAGCCAACGTACAAACCACTAAATCGGAACAGGTTAATGATGGCATAATTTCTGAAGGTATCCAGTCTGATTCTAATTCAAAACTCCTTGGTCAAACTGAGAACGCAAACTCATTTGGCAACGACTCCTCAAACTCTTCTAGTAATTCAGAGTCTGGTGGATCTGATAAGACCATTAAGAAGCCTGAAGTAATAGCTGCAGAAGATGTCAATTCTGGGTTTTCTTCTGGAACAAATGAGACAACAGAAGCCACTCATGATGAGAACTCTGACACCATACATGAATCAGGTGGAACAGATGAAAACACCATTTCTTCTACCACGAATGAGACCGGAGATGCAGTCATTCATGACCCTCATGATTCTTCAATTGGCCAAGACGAGAGAGAGGCTCGCATAGATCTGGGTACGCTGCCAGATATAGGAGGGGTTGACAATGGAAATGTTGCAGAAGAGTGA
- the LOC133702458 gene encoding pathogenesis-related protein 1-like yields the protein MKMSKIALAIISLVSLATVHHAHAQDSPQDFLKAHNAARASVGVGPMRWDNKVAAFARSYINGLRDGCRMVHSGGPYGENLAWGSPDLAGTGAVKMWVDERANYDYNSNSCVGGQCLHYTQVVWRNSVRLGCAKVRCNNGAGTLISCNYDPPGNYNDQRPFEFISSS from the coding sequence ATGAAGATGAGTAAGATTGCTCTAGCAATTATCTCTCTAGTAAGTCTAGCCACAGTGCACCACGCACATGCCCAGGACTCCCCGCAAGACTTCCTCAAGGCTCACAATGCTGCCCGTGCATCGGTGGGCGTAGGGCCCATGAGATGGGACAATAAAGTGGCTGCTTTTGCACGAAGCTACATCAATGGACTAAGGGACGGTTGCAGAATGGTGCACTCCGGTGGTCCTTATGGTGAAAACCTTGCATGGGGCAGCCCTGACCTTGCCGGCACGGGTGCTGTGAAAATGTGGGTGGATGAGAGGGCAAACTATGACTACAACTCGAATTCCTGTGTTGGTGGGCAGTGCTTGCATTACACTCAGGTAGTTTGGCGCAATTCGGTTCGTCTAGGATGTGCTAAGGTGAGGTGCAATAATGGCGCCGGCACACTCATCAGTTGCAACTATGACCCCCCAGGCAATTATAACGATCAACGTCCTTTTGAATTTATATCTAGCTCATAG
- the LOC133688691 gene encoding pathogenesis-related protein 1-like, translated as MEISKNSLAIAFLISLAIIIPLSLAQDSPQDYLNAHANARAQVGVGNNVWDNNVAAYASDYVKRLTGDCTLVHSGGPYGENLASSSGDLTGSDAVKLWVDEKSNYDYNSDSCVGGECRHYTQVVWRNSFRLGCAKARCSNGGTVISCNYAPSGNFVNERPY; from the coding sequence ATGGAAATCTCCAAGAATTCACTAGCAATTGCTTTTCTTATTTCCTTAGCTATAATAATCCCTCTATCCCTTGCCCAAGACTCCCCACAAGACTACCTCAATGCCCACGCAAATGCTCGTGCACAGGTAGGTGTTGGAAATAATGTATGGGACAATAATGTGGCAGCTTATGCAAGTGACTATGTTAAACGGCTCACGGGCGATTGCACACTTGTGCATTCTGGTGGGCCTTATGGCGAGAACCTTGCATCGAGTAGTGGTGATCTTACAGGCAGCGATGCGGTGAAATTGTGGGTTGATGAGAAATCAAATTATGATTACAACTCCGATTCATGTGTTGGTGGAGAATGCAGGCATTATACTCAGGTGGTTTGGCGCAACTCGTTTCGTTTAGGTTGTGCTAAAGCAAGGTGCAGCAATGGGGGTACAGTCATCAGTTGCAACTACGCTCCCTCTGGCAACTTCGTTAACGAGCGCCCTTACTAG